One Cellulomonas sp. Y8 DNA segment encodes these proteins:
- a CDS encoding low specificity L-threonine aldolase produces the protein MDRLHDPARHDFASDNYAGVHPEVLAALAAANDGHVPGYGADPYTEHLQDVLRGHFGADATAYPVFNGTGANVVALQTMLPRWGAVICAETAHINTDENAAPERVGGIKLLTVPTPDGKLTPELVDRHAHGFGDQHRAQPGVVSITQATELGTVYTPDEILAITTHAHALGLRVHLDGSRLGNAAAALDLPMRALTTDVGVDVVSLGGTKNGILFGEAVLELTPGSTPGIAFQRKVDMQLASKMRFVSAQLIALYEGDLWLRSARHANAMAQRLRAGVEAVPGVRVTQATDANAVFAALPAGVADALREVRRFYDWNRATGEVRWMCAFDTTEADVDAFVAAVGRAAAAAA, from the coding sequence GTGGACAGACTGCACGACCCCGCCCGGCACGACTTCGCCTCCGACAACTACGCGGGGGTGCACCCCGAGGTCCTCGCGGCCCTCGCCGCCGCCAACGACGGGCACGTGCCCGGCTACGGCGCCGACCCGTACACCGAGCACCTCCAGGACGTGCTGCGCGGCCACTTCGGCGCCGACGCGACCGCGTACCCGGTGTTCAACGGCACCGGCGCGAACGTGGTCGCCCTCCAGACGATGCTGCCCCGCTGGGGCGCCGTCATCTGCGCCGAGACCGCCCACATCAACACGGACGAGAACGCGGCCCCCGAGCGCGTCGGCGGCATCAAGCTGCTGACCGTGCCCACCCCCGACGGCAAGCTCACCCCGGAGCTCGTCGACCGGCACGCGCACGGCTTCGGCGACCAGCACCGCGCCCAGCCCGGCGTCGTCTCGATCACCCAGGCGACCGAGCTCGGCACCGTCTACACGCCCGACGAGATCCTCGCGATCACCACGCACGCGCACGCCCTCGGGCTGCGGGTGCACCTCGACGGCTCCCGGCTCGGCAACGCCGCCGCGGCGCTCGACCTGCCGATGCGCGCGCTGACCACCGACGTCGGCGTCGACGTCGTGTCCCTCGGCGGCACCAAGAACGGCATCCTGTTCGGCGAGGCGGTCCTCGAGCTCACCCCGGGGTCGACGCCGGGCATCGCGTTCCAGCGCAAGGTCGACATGCAGCTCGCGTCCAAGATGCGGTTCGTGTCGGCGCAGCTGATCGCGCTGTACGAGGGCGACCTGTGGCTGCGGTCCGCGCGGCACGCCAACGCGATGGCGCAGCGGCTGCGGGCCGGCGTCGAGGCGGTGCCGGGCGTGCGCGTCACGCAGGCGACCGACGCCAACGCCGTGTTCGCCGCGCTCCCGGCCGGGGTGGCGGACGCGCTCCGCGAGGTGCGGCGGTTCTACGACTGGAACCGCGCCACCGGCGAGGTGCGCTGGATGTGCGCGTTCGACACCACCGAGGCGGACGTCGACGCGTTCGTCGCCGCGGTCGGCCGCGCGGCTGCCGCGGCGGCCTGA
- a CDS encoding DEAD/DEAH box helicase — protein MTSLLDPALPASDETVVTGPTFADLDLPAPLREAVLGLGFTTPTAIQAEAIPALLAGRDITGVAQTGTGKTAAFGLPLLAAVDPELREVQAIVLAPTRELAMQVAEALESFASKMPGLEVVPVYGGSPYLPQQRALRGGAQVVVGTPGRVIDHLDRGSLKLDSVRFLALDEADEMLRMGFVDDVDRIASATPASKQVALFSATMPPAIRRVAAQHLTDPVEITVARQSSTVSSVRQTYAVVPFRHKAGALARVLAVSDADAAIVFVRTRSAAEDVAVSLVERGVAAAYISGDVAQGDREKIVERVRSGAINVLVATDVAARGLDIDRIGLVVNFDVPGEPEAYVHRIGRTGRAGRTGEALTFVTPNENGKLRAIERTTRQQLEQIQIPSPADVSAHRVSSLLARVPARRDLGRLDLYRTAAAEFLAAHPDVDASDLVAVLAALAVGDEGPAPRPTEGDDLDDALSRAHLAPERGPRRDGADGGRPRSAARPSSGGPRYRLAVGSKDGVQPGGIVGALTNEGGLTGKDLGKIDIFSTFSLVEIPAGLSPEAFDRIGRARVAGRPLRIRVDEGPRGAGRPDRGASRGPAHHGPRTGRDGAREGGYGSREGGYGSRDGGRDFGGRDARPRRSTTPR, from the coding sequence TTGACGTCCCTGCTCGACCCTGCCCTGCCCGCGTCCGACGAGACCGTCGTGACCGGCCCCACCTTCGCCGACCTCGACCTGCCCGCGCCGCTGCGCGAGGCGGTCCTGGGCCTCGGCTTCACCACGCCCACCGCGATCCAGGCGGAGGCCATCCCGGCGCTGCTCGCCGGCCGCGACATCACCGGCGTCGCCCAGACCGGCACCGGCAAGACCGCCGCGTTCGGCCTGCCGCTGCTCGCCGCCGTCGACCCGGAGCTGCGCGAGGTGCAGGCGATCGTCCTGGCCCCGACGCGCGAGCTCGCCATGCAGGTCGCCGAGGCGCTGGAGTCCTTCGCCTCCAAGATGCCCGGGCTCGAGGTCGTCCCGGTCTACGGCGGCTCGCCGTACCTGCCGCAGCAGCGCGCGCTGCGCGGCGGCGCCCAGGTCGTCGTCGGCACGCCCGGCCGCGTCATCGACCACCTCGACCGCGGCTCGCTGAAGCTCGACTCCGTGCGGTTCCTCGCGCTGGACGAGGCCGACGAGATGCTGCGGATGGGCTTCGTCGACGACGTCGACCGCATCGCCTCCGCCACCCCCGCCTCCAAGCAGGTCGCGCTGTTCTCCGCGACCATGCCGCCGGCCATCCGCCGCGTCGCCGCGCAGCACCTCACCGACCCGGTCGAGATCACCGTCGCCCGGCAGTCGTCCACGGTGTCGAGCGTCCGGCAGACGTACGCGGTCGTCCCGTTCCGGCACAAGGCCGGCGCGCTGGCCCGCGTGCTCGCGGTGTCCGACGCCGACGCGGCGATCGTGTTCGTCCGCACCCGCAGCGCCGCCGAGGACGTCGCCGTCTCGCTCGTCGAGCGCGGCGTCGCCGCCGCCTACATCTCGGGCGACGTGGCGCAGGGCGACCGGGAGAAGATCGTCGAGCGCGTCCGCTCCGGCGCGATCAACGTCCTCGTGGCGACCGACGTCGCGGCGCGCGGCCTCGACATCGACCGCATCGGGCTCGTCGTGAACTTCGACGTCCCGGGCGAGCCCGAGGCCTACGTGCACCGCATCGGCCGCACCGGCCGCGCGGGCCGCACCGGCGAGGCGCTGACCTTCGTCACCCCGAACGAGAACGGCAAGCTCCGGGCGATCGAGCGGACCACCCGCCAGCAGCTCGAGCAGATCCAGATCCCGTCGCCGGCGGACGTGTCGGCGCACCGGGTCTCCTCCCTGCTCGCGCGGGTCCCGGCCCGCCGCGACCTCGGCCGCCTGGACCTGTACCGCACCGCCGCCGCGGAGTTCCTGGCCGCGCACCCGGACGTCGACGCGAGCGACCTGGTCGCCGTGCTCGCCGCCCTGGCCGTCGGCGACGAGGGCCCCGCGCCGCGTCCGACCGAGGGCGACGACCTGGACGACGCGCTGTCCCGCGCGCACCTCGCGCCCGAGCGCGGCCCCCGCCGGGACGGCGCGGACGGCGGCCGCCCGCGCAGCGCGGCCCGCCCGAGCAGCGGCGGCCCGCGCTACCGCCTCGCGGTCGGCTCGAAGGACGGCGTCCAGCCCGGCGGCATCGTCGGCGCGCTGACCAACGAGGGCGGCCTCACCGGCAAGGACCTCGGGAAGATCGACATCTTCTCGACGTTCTCGCTGGTCGAGATCCCCGCGGGCCTGTCCCCCGAGGCGTTCGACCGCATCGGCCGCGCCCGCGTCGCCGGCCGCCCGCTGCGCATCCGCGTGGACGAGGGCCCGCGCGGCGCGGGTCGCCCGGACCGCGGCGCCTCCCGCGGCCCGGCGCACCACGGCCCGCGCACCGGCCGGGACGGCGCCCGCGAGGGCGGGTACGGCTCCCGCGAGGGCGGGTACGGCTCGCGCGACGGCGGCCGGGACTTCGGCGGCCGGGACGCGCGCCCGCGCCGCTCGACCACCCCGCGCTGA
- a CDS encoding DNA ligase — protein MLATPVPVPGRLPAGPGWRFEVKWDGVRILADTTGDRLRMLGRNGRDAAPAYPELAGLAGLPPGTVLDGEVVAMRDGVPSFPALAERMHVRDPARAAALARRVPVSYLVFDVPVLAGEDLTRRPFDERRAALESVPLPEHVQLSPVYSDGDVIWSATRAQGLEGVVAKRAGSTYQPGRRSGDWLKAVHHTTRTALVGGWRPETTGSGRMGAVLLGAPDAAGGLRLLCRAGSGLAGALARDLTAALRPLERPTSPFAERLEPVDARGTVWVEPEVLLDVRYLTRTPSGRLRQPVLRGRRDDTAPDPWEA, from the coding sequence ATGCTCGCCACCCCTGTCCCCGTCCCTGGCCGCCTGCCCGCAGGTCCGGGCTGGCGGTTCGAGGTGAAGTGGGACGGTGTCCGCATCCTCGCCGACACCACGGGAGACCGCCTCCGGATGCTCGGCCGCAACGGCCGGGACGCCGCACCGGCGTACCCCGAGCTCGCGGGGCTGGCGGGCCTGCCGCCGGGCACCGTGCTCGACGGCGAAGTGGTGGCGATGCGGGACGGGGTGCCGTCGTTCCCCGCCCTCGCCGAGCGGATGCACGTCCGGGACCCCGCGCGCGCCGCCGCCCTCGCCCGCCGGGTGCCCGTGAGCTATCTCGTGTTCGACGTACCCGTCCTCGCGGGCGAGGACCTCACCCGCCGGCCGTTCGACGAGCGGCGCGCCGCCCTGGAGTCGGTGCCGCTGCCCGAGCACGTCCAGCTGTCGCCGGTGTACTCCGACGGCGACGTGATCTGGTCCGCCACCCGGGCGCAGGGCCTGGAGGGCGTGGTGGCCAAGCGCGCCGGCTCGACGTACCAGCCCGGCCGCCGGTCCGGCGACTGGCTCAAGGCGGTGCACCACACCACCCGCACCGCGCTCGTCGGCGGCTGGCGCCCCGAGACGACCGGGAGCGGCCGGATGGGGGCGGTGCTGCTGGGCGCCCCGGACGCGGCGGGCGGCCTGCGCCTCCTGTGCCGCGCCGGCAGCGGGCTGGCCGGGGCGCTGGCCCGGGACCTCACCGCGGCGCTGCGGCCGCTGGAGCGGCCGACGTCGCCGTTCGCCGAGCGGCTGGAGCCCGTCGACGCCCGGGGCACCGTCTGGGTGGAGCCGGAGGTGCTGCTCGACGTCCGCTACCTCACCCGGACGCCGTCGGGTCGGCTGCGGCAGCCGGTGCTCCGCGGGCGCCGGGACGACACCGCGCCCGACCCCTGGGAGGCCTGA
- a CDS encoding HU family DNA-binding protein produces MSVNRTELVQAIAAKAGLTNTAADAALKAFQEVLVEQLSAGESVTIPGLLAVSRADRAARTGINPQTGEKLDIPAGFRVKLTAGSALKRAVAN; encoded by the coding sequence GTGAGCGTGAACCGCACCGAGCTCGTCCAGGCCATCGCCGCCAAGGCCGGGCTCACCAACACCGCTGCCGACGCGGCCCTCAAGGCCTTCCAGGAGGTCCTGGTCGAGCAGCTCAGCGCCGGCGAGTCCGTGACCATCCCGGGTCTGCTCGCGGTGTCCCGTGCCGACCGTGCCGCGCGCACCGGCATCAACCCGCAGACCGGCGAGAAGCTGGACATCCCGGCCGGCTTCCGCGTGAAGCTGACCGCCGGCAGCGCCCTCAAGCGCGCCGTCGCCAACTGA
- a CDS encoding Fur family transcriptional regulator — MAVTQRTTKQRTEILGLLDDLDEFRSAQQLHDLLRSQGSTTGLATVYRAVQTLADAGEVDVLRSPDGEAVYRRCVRRSHHHHLVCRSCGKAVEIDGPGAEAWAEQVGAAHDFSDVEHTIELLGTCAECRARLAAEAAATR; from the coding sequence ATGGCCGTCACGCAGCGCACCACGAAGCAGCGCACCGAGATCCTGGGGCTGCTCGACGACCTCGACGAGTTCCGCTCCGCCCAGCAGCTGCACGACCTGCTGCGGTCCCAGGGCTCCACCACGGGGCTCGCGACCGTGTACCGCGCCGTCCAGACGCTCGCCGACGCCGGCGAGGTCGACGTGCTGCGCTCGCCCGACGGGGAGGCCGTCTACCGCCGGTGCGTCCGGCGCAGCCACCACCACCACCTGGTCTGCCGGTCCTGCGGCAAGGCGGTCGAGATCGACGGCCCCGGGGCCGAGGCGTGGGCCGAGCAGGTGGGCGCCGCGCACGACTTCTCCGACGTCGAGCACACGATCGAGCTGCTCGGCACCTGCGCCGAGTGCCGGGCGCGGCTCGCGGCCGAGGCGGCGGCGACGCGCTGA
- a CDS encoding PHP domain-containing protein — MATAIPGDPADAAPVHEAVVAALRRAAFLLERGGATSYRADAFRAAVRSLERTGPDEVRARLAAGTLTDLPGVGARTAEVAAAAAAGGPVPYLVELEHTYPAAEPTGDGAALRAALRGDLHAHTEASDGSTTAQEMVLAAMELGHEYLAITDHSPRLTVANGLSPARLRAQIEQIEALNRAIAPFRVLTGIEVDVLDDGSIDQEPELLDRLGVVVASVHSKLRMDSAAMTRRMRAAVANPRVDVLGHCTGRQLTGKRQRPPSEFDAAAVFADCAEHGVAVEVNCRPDRLDPPHALLDVAVDAGCLFTVDTDAHAPGQLSWQPVGCDRAAAHGIGPDRVLDAWPLDRLLEHLAGRKVAA, encoded by the coding sequence GTGGCGACAGCGATCCCGGGCGACCCGGCCGACGCCGCGCCCGTGCACGAGGCCGTCGTGGCCGCGCTCCGGCGCGCCGCGTTCCTGCTGGAGCGCGGCGGCGCCACGTCGTACCGCGCCGACGCGTTCCGGGCGGCCGTCCGGTCGCTGGAGCGCACCGGGCCCGACGAGGTCCGCGCGCGCCTCGCCGCGGGCACGCTGACCGATCTGCCCGGCGTCGGGGCCCGGACCGCCGAGGTGGCGGCGGCCGCGGCCGCGGGCGGGCCGGTGCCCTACCTGGTCGAGCTGGAGCACACGTACCCGGCTGCGGAGCCGACCGGGGACGGCGCCGCGCTGCGGGCGGCCCTGCGCGGCGACCTGCACGCGCACACCGAGGCGAGCGACGGCTCGACCACCGCCCAGGAGATGGTGCTGGCCGCGATGGAGCTCGGGCACGAGTACCTCGCGATCACGGACCACTCGCCGCGGCTCACCGTGGCCAACGGCCTGTCCCCGGCGCGGCTGCGCGCGCAGATCGAGCAGATCGAGGCGCTGAACCGGGCGATCGCGCCGTTCCGGGTGCTCACCGGCATCGAGGTCGACGTCCTCGACGACGGGTCGATCGACCAGGAGCCCGAGCTGCTGGACCGGCTCGGCGTCGTCGTGGCGTCCGTGCACTCCAAGCTCCGGATGGACTCGGCCGCGATGACCCGGCGGATGCGCGCGGCCGTCGCGAACCCGCGGGTCGACGTGCTCGGCCACTGCACCGGTCGGCAGCTCACCGGGAAGCGGCAGCGCCCGCCGAGCGAGTTCGACGCGGCCGCTGTCTTCGCCGACTGCGCCGAGCACGGGGTGGCCGTCGAGGTGAACTGCCGGCCCGACCGGCTGGACCCGCCGCACGCGCTGCTCGACGTCGCGGTCGACGCCGGCTGCCTGTTCACGGTCGACACGGACGCCCACGCGCCGGGGCAGCTGTCCTGGCAGCCGGTGGGCTGCGACCGGGCCGCCGCGCACGGCATCGGGCCCGACCGGGTGCTCGACGCGTGGCCCCTCGACCGCCTCCTGGAGCACCTCGCGGGCCGGAAGGTCGCTGCCTGA
- a CDS encoding Dps family protein, translated as MVRRTELPKYTVPSLSVEDGRTIAAILQQRLNALNDLALTLKHIHWNVTGPHFIAVHEMIDPQVDAVRAMVDAIAERIATLGVAPVGTPGALVQDRSWDDYSIGRAGAIEHLGALDEVYVGVVTDHREAAAATEDLDTVTNDLLVGHLHELELFHWFVRAHLENAGGELSTADAEGEQESARDAGAAAKDPSSV; from the coding sequence ATGGTTCGCCGCACGGAGCTGCCGAAGTACACCGTCCCGTCGCTGAGCGTCGAGGACGGCCGCACGATCGCCGCGATCCTCCAGCAGCGCCTCAACGCGCTGAACGACCTGGCGCTCACGCTCAAGCACATCCACTGGAACGTCACCGGCCCGCACTTCATCGCGGTGCACGAGATGATCGACCCGCAGGTCGACGCCGTGCGCGCCATGGTGGACGCGATCGCCGAGCGCATCGCGACCCTCGGCGTGGCCCCGGTAGGCACCCCCGGCGCGCTGGTGCAGGACCGCAGCTGGGACGACTACTCGATCGGCCGGGCCGGCGCGATCGAGCACCTGGGCGCCCTGGACGAGGTCTACGTGGGCGTCGTCACCGACCACCGCGAGGCCGCGGCCGCGACCGAGGACCTCGACACGGTCACGAACGACCTGCTGGTCGGCCACCTGCACGAGCTGGAGCTGTTCCACTGGTTCGTGCGCGCGCACCTCGAGAACGCGGGCGGCGAGCTGAGCACCGCGGACGCCGAGGGCGAGCAGGAGTCGGCGCGGGACGCCGGCGCCGCCGCGAAGGACCCGTCCTCCGTCTGA
- a CDS encoding Ku protein, with protein MRAIWKGAVAFGLVNVPVKLYAATGEHEVPLHQVHKKDGGRIRYRKVCSIEDEPVEYSEIAKGYETDDGQLVVLTDEDLDQLPLATEREIEVIEFVPADQVDPILLAKTYYLEPDRTAAKPYALLREALTSTDRMAVVKVALRQRESMAVLRVRDDVICLQTLLWPDEVREADFPILDQDVTVKPQELAMASSLVESLAGDFDPSGFEDRYRAALEQVIEAKVSSGRTQAVPQAEEVGEGGQPAGEVVDLLAALQRSVEKARGGGGGSAASSGTGSDTAADEEPAKKAPARKSSSRAKAAAADDEDKPAKKPAATRSRAKKADAEPAEDKAADEKPARTRRKRAS; from the coding sequence ATGCGCGCGATCTGGAAGGGCGCCGTCGCGTTCGGTCTGGTCAACGTGCCGGTCAAGCTCTACGCGGCCACGGGGGAGCACGAGGTGCCGCTGCACCAGGTGCACAAGAAGGACGGCGGCCGGATCCGGTACCGCAAGGTGTGCTCGATCGAGGACGAGCCGGTCGAGTACAGCGAGATCGCCAAGGGCTACGAGACGGACGACGGGCAGCTCGTGGTCCTCACCGACGAGGACCTCGACCAGCTGCCGCTCGCCACCGAGCGCGAGATCGAGGTCATCGAGTTCGTGCCCGCCGACCAGGTGGACCCGATCCTGCTCGCCAAGACCTACTACCTGGAGCCGGACCGCACGGCCGCGAAGCCGTACGCCCTGCTCCGCGAGGCGCTGACCAGCACCGACCGGATGGCCGTCGTCAAGGTCGCGCTGCGGCAGCGGGAGTCGATGGCGGTGCTGCGCGTGCGGGACGACGTGATCTGCCTGCAGACGCTGCTCTGGCCGGACGAGGTGCGCGAGGCGGACTTCCCGATCCTCGACCAGGACGTCACCGTCAAGCCGCAGGAGCTCGCGATGGCGTCCTCGCTCGTGGAGTCCCTGGCCGGCGACTTCGACCCGTCCGGCTTCGAGGACCGGTACCGCGCCGCGCTGGAGCAGGTGATCGAGGCGAAGGTGTCGTCGGGCCGCACGCAGGCGGTGCCGCAGGCCGAGGAGGTCGGCGAGGGCGGCCAGCCCGCGGGCGAGGTCGTCGACCTGCTGGCGGCGCTGCAGCGCAGCGTGGAGAAGGCGCGCGGCGGGGGAGGTGGGTCGGCGGCGTCGTCCGGGACGGGGTCCGACACCGCGGCTGACGAGGAGCCCGCGAAGAAGGCGCCGGCCCGGAAGTCGTCGTCCCGCGCGAAGGCCGCGGCGGCCGACGACGAGGACAAGCCCGCCAAGAAGCCGGCGGCGACCCGGTCCCGCGCCAAGAAGGCCGACGCCGAGCCCGCCGAGGACAAGGCCGCCGACGAGAAGCCCGCGCGCACCCGGCGCAAGCGGGCGTCCTGA